Proteins from one Pantoea cypripedii genomic window:
- a CDS encoding methyltransferase domain-containing protein, whose amino-acid sequence MDIKEVEILGDHVNKHWYYISKSKALLKIMDSISPCKIMDVGAGSGYFSKFLLNNTTASESLCVDISYEKEETLTENGKSIHFVREVEKSHSDLVLLMDVMEHVDDDVDLLSHYVKKVDIGTKFLISVPAFEWLWSPHDDFLEHRRRYTLSQLENSVEKSGLSINKSCYYFGMVLPLAIATRLLSRRSKNKSSQLKKHNVFTNAILKALCSIELLFFRQNRLGGLTVFCYAEKKHD is encoded by the coding sequence ATGGATATAAAAGAAGTAGAGATACTTGGCGATCATGTTAATAAACACTGGTATTACATTTCTAAATCAAAAGCCTTATTAAAGATAATGGATAGTATCTCACCTTGCAAAATTATGGATGTTGGTGCCGGGTCTGGCTATTTTTCTAAATTTCTATTGAATAATACCACGGCATCAGAATCTTTGTGTGTCGATATTAGTTATGAAAAAGAAGAAACACTGACTGAGAACGGAAAATCTATACATTTTGTCCGTGAGGTAGAAAAATCACATTCAGACCTGGTATTACTGATGGATGTAATGGAACACGTCGATGATGACGTTGATCTTCTGAGTCATTATGTAAAAAAGGTTGATATTGGTACAAAGTTCCTCATCAGTGTCCCGGCATTTGAGTGGTTATGGAGCCCTCATGATGACTTTCTGGAACATCGCAGACGTTATACGCTTTCTCAACTTGAGAATAGCGTTGAAAAATCCGGTTTATCTATTAATAAGTCATGTTACTACTTTGGAATGGTATTACCTTTAGCGATTGCAACTCGTCTCCTGTCAAGGAGGAGTAAAAACAAAAGCTCTCAACTTAAAAAGCACAATGTTTTTACTAATGCAATATTAAAGGCGCTTTGTTCAATTGAACTTTTATTTTTCAGGCAGAACAGATTAGGTGGCCTGACGGTTTTTTGTTATGCAGAGAAAAAACATGATTAA
- a CDS encoding dipeptide ABC transporter ATP-binding protein: protein MNAATRLLCVEHLSLATHDNRVLVDDVCFHLDQREILALVGESGSGKTLTSLALMNLLPANVLQTAGTLRFQDEVLDARRIASLRGCRIATVFQEPMTSMNPTLRIGEQIAEVLVRHRQFSWKQAQREAIALLDRVGIVNPQQRARQYIHQLSGGMRQRVMIASAISGQPDVLIADEPTTALDVTIQVQILTLLQELQQEMGMGMLLITHDLSVVARYAHRVCVMQQGRLVEQGDVVSTLGTPAHPYTRKLIDASLSHLPPAAPAHAAQTPLLVLNNICKSYPIPGRLPLWPARRQTVLHPTSLQIQPGEIVGLIGESGSGKTTLGSAAIGLIEADSGEVQFQGQRLQGRQLSKLRRHAQIIFQDPYASLNPKITVGEQIAEPLRVWQLRHGKGIEARVNELLELVGLKPEHASRLPGAFSGGQRQRIAIARALAMEPKLLVADEAVAALDLSVRGQVLMLFSELREKLGLSVLFISHDLSAVQQLCDRVVVMYHGRIVEAGATASVVGDPQESYTRQLLAAAPNIQQALAGRSASL, encoded by the coding sequence ATGAATGCAGCCACGCGCCTGCTCTGTGTAGAACACCTCAGTCTGGCAACGCATGACAACCGTGTGCTGGTGGATGATGTCTGTTTCCATCTCGACCAGCGGGAAATCCTGGCGCTGGTGGGGGAGTCGGGTTCCGGCAAGACACTGACCTCGCTGGCGTTGATGAACCTGCTGCCTGCAAACGTCCTGCAAACCGCAGGAACGTTGCGCTTTCAGGACGAGGTGCTGGATGCGCGTCGCATTGCGTCGCTGCGTGGTTGCCGCATCGCCACCGTGTTTCAGGAACCGATGACCAGCATGAACCCTACGCTGCGCATTGGTGAACAGATTGCGGAGGTGCTGGTGCGCCATCGCCAGTTCAGCTGGAAGCAGGCGCAACGTGAAGCGATAGCACTGCTCGACCGGGTGGGTATCGTCAATCCTCAGCAACGGGCGCGGCAATATATTCATCAGCTCTCGGGTGGCATGCGCCAGCGTGTGATGATCGCCAGTGCTATCAGCGGACAACCTGATGTGCTGATCGCTGATGAACCCACCACCGCACTGGACGTCACTATCCAGGTGCAAATCCTCACGTTGTTGCAGGAACTGCAACAGGAAATGGGGATGGGCATGCTGCTGATCACCCACGATCTCTCCGTGGTGGCACGCTATGCGCATCGGGTCTGCGTGATGCAGCAGGGGCGTCTGGTTGAGCAGGGGGATGTGGTCAGCACGCTCGGCACGCCCGCACATCCTTATACGCGCAAGCTGATTGATGCTTCGCTGTCTCATCTCCCACCGGCGGCCCCTGCCCATGCGGCTCAGACGCCATTGCTGGTGCTTAACAACATTTGTAAAAGTTACCCGATACCAGGCCGGCTGCCATTATGGCCAGCCAGGCGCCAGACGGTGCTGCATCCCACCAGTTTGCAAATCCAGCCAGGAGAAATCGTCGGTCTGATTGGTGAGTCTGGCTCGGGTAAAACCACCCTGGGCAGCGCAGCGATTGGGTTGATCGAGGCAGACAGTGGTGAAGTCCAGTTTCAGGGGCAACGGCTGCAGGGTAGGCAACTCAGTAAGTTACGTCGTCATGCGCAAATCATTTTCCAGGACCCTTATGCCAGCCTGAATCCAAAAATCACGGTCGGAGAACAGATTGCCGAACCGTTACGTGTCTGGCAATTGCGCCACGGTAAGGGCATTGAGGCGCGCGTCAATGAGTTGCTGGAGCTGGTGGGATTAAAGCCGGAACACGCCAGCCGCCTGCCCGGCGCGTTTTCCGGTGGGCAGCGTCAACGCATCGCCATTGCCCGTGCGCTGGCGATGGAACCAAAACTACTGGTGGCAGATGAAGCCGTGGCTGCGCTCGATCTCTCGGTGCGAGGCCAGGTCCTGATGCTGTTCAGCGAGCTGCGGGAAAAGCTGGGTTTGTCGGTGTTGTTTATCAGTCACGATCTCAGTGCGGTCCAGCAGCTTTGTGACCGGGTGGTGGTGATGTATCACGGTCGGATCGTGGAAGCCGGTGCCACTGCCAGCGTGGTAGGGGATCCTCAGGAGAGTTATACCCGTCAACTACTGGCAGCCGCCCCCAACATTCAGCAGGCACTGGCCGGGCGGTCAGCGTCTCTGTAA
- a CDS encoding rhodanese-like domain-containing protein, which translates to MIIKANALAVRKSRGEHFLLIDVRDVGEWRSATLPDAHHCNVYDYFIADSTPAGLEVMAAEAAAALQPLFAAYPAATPVFFEQQVGMRSPRGSWFAWLLGRDDALILDGGIDAWVAAGNGLQPGEGLSYTVTQQASLPAVSWDKRWACSRQQVIAADGKKVINVDARRPTEFDGSFVHECCHRAGRIPHSALLFWEDVVENGHFLPVAEIARRAEAAGLPREAQLQVYCHRGARAATVLAALNMAGYDNVAIYVGSWHEWAEHDELPLLP; encoded by the coding sequence ATGATCATTAAGGCCAATGCGCTGGCGGTGAGAAAGTCGCGGGGTGAACATTTCCTGTTGATTGATGTGCGCGACGTGGGAGAGTGGCGATCCGCCACGCTACCTGATGCTCATCACTGTAACGTTTACGACTATTTTATTGCGGACAGCACGCCAGCAGGACTGGAAGTGATGGCCGCCGAAGCAGCGGCAGCACTCCAGCCGCTGTTTGCGGCTTATCCTGCTGCGACGCCGGTGTTTTTCGAACAGCAGGTCGGTATGCGATCGCCGCGCGGATCCTGGTTTGCCTGGTTGCTGGGCCGGGATGATGCATTAATCCTTGATGGCGGCATCGATGCCTGGGTCGCCGCAGGAAACGGACTGCAACCCGGTGAAGGATTAAGTTACACCGTCACGCAACAGGCGTCTTTACCCGCGGTCAGCTGGGACAAACGCTGGGCTTGCAGCCGTCAACAGGTTATCGCCGCTGATGGCAAAAAAGTCATTAACGTGGATGCGCGTCGCCCGACCGAATTTGATGGCAGCTTTGTGCACGAATGTTGTCATCGCGCCGGACGTATTCCACACTCCGCGCTGCTGTTCTGGGAAGATGTGGTGGAAAATGGCCACTTTCTGCCCGTCGCGGAAATTGCCCGCCGTGCTGAAGCAGCGGGTCTGCCACGCGAAGCGCAGTTGCAGGTTTATTGCCATCGTGGTGCCCGGGCGGCCACGGTGCTGGCGGCGCTCAACATGGCCGGTTATGACAACGTTGCCATCTATGTCGGTTCCTGGCATGAATGGGCAGAACACGACGAACTCCCGCTGTTACCCTGA
- a CDS encoding ornithine cyclodeaminase — translation MRMLDEATVALLGGDDPALALADVRAVIGLMRSGEAHMPAENHVDLDTPLGKAYALPARVGGHFNAAGVKWTAHRPQRPDTLPAALAVTLINDAQTGVPRGLLASGALTAARTAAVTALALQYAAPRPVKRVLLLGAGLHAQAHLRMLQHLFPALTQIGMWNRTPEKIAGFSSITPEPDLTAALTRPYDAVITCTSAAQPIVDACAVQPGRLIVQVGYHEVSFAAIKASSQVVVDAWGDFAQRSAKSLFQMYRAGEFAAQDVAATLETLVLDGWRPAADDSVYFSSFGLNVFDIALAARVLAAAEQQQRGTVYSLFNEVADDH, via the coding sequence ATGCGCATGCTGGATGAAGCAACCGTCGCGCTGCTGGGTGGAGACGATCCCGCACTGGCGCTGGCGGATGTCCGGGCAGTGATCGGGTTAATGCGTTCCGGTGAGGCTCACATGCCCGCTGAGAACCACGTTGACCTCGATACCCCGCTCGGTAAAGCCTATGCACTCCCTGCCAGGGTTGGCGGACATTTTAATGCTGCTGGCGTGAAGTGGACCGCACACCGCCCGCAGCGCCCTGATACGTTACCCGCCGCACTGGCGGTGACGCTGATTAACGATGCGCAAACCGGCGTCCCCCGTGGCCTGCTGGCCAGTGGCGCATTAACGGCCGCGCGCACAGCCGCGGTGACGGCGCTGGCGCTGCAATATGCCGCTCCGCGTCCGGTGAAACGCGTCTTGCTGCTGGGCGCGGGTCTGCACGCACAAGCGCATCTGCGCATGTTGCAGCATCTGTTTCCTGCCCTGACGCAGATCGGCATGTGGAATCGCACGCCGGAAAAAATTGCCGGCTTCTCCAGCATCACACCTGAACCCGATCTTACCGCCGCGCTGACTCGCCCCTATGACGCTGTGATTACCTGTACCAGTGCCGCACAACCCATCGTCGATGCCTGCGCGGTACAGCCTGGCCGCTTGATCGTCCAGGTGGGTTATCACGAAGTGAGTTTTGCCGCGATCAAGGCCAGCAGCCAGGTCGTGGTCGATGCCTGGGGCGATTTTGCGCAGCGCAGTGCGAAAAGCCTGTTTCAGATGTATCGCGCAGGTGAGTTTGCCGCGCAGGACGTGGCCGCCACGCTGGAAACGCTGGTGCTCGATGGCTGGCGGCCCGCCGCCGATGACAGCGTTTATTTCTCTTCCTTCGGACTGAACGTGTTTGATATCGCTCTCGCCGCCCGCGTGCTCGCAGCCGCAGAGCAACAGCAGCGGGGAACGGTATACTCCCTGTTTAATGAGGTCGCTGATGATCATTAA
- a CDS encoding 1-aminocyclopropane-1-carboxylate deaminase/D-cysteine desulfhydrase yields MKTVDEFKRVPLGFFPTPLEPLPRLGEALGISFTIKRDDYSGFGGGGNKVRKLEYLMAEACQAGVNVVITTGGHQSNHARMVAAAARKFGMRPVLVLRGNPPASWQGNLLLDKLFGAEVQFLDPDGYFTQIEGAMQAHADAATARGEKPMIIPLGGATPLGALGYVRAVEEIAAQLAERNEPAPDFIVAPTGSGGTLAGLHVGTRRYWPQTQVIGISVSAKAEWFQPRISGMAQDCADLLQWPQRWQPEDIWIEDGYVGEAYGIPSAGGIDAIYQLAQQEGVLLDPVYTGKAMHGLLSLVEQGRIPQGSRVTFVHCGGSPALYPFADRLLEQ; encoded by the coding sequence ATGAAGACAGTCGATGAGTTTAAACGCGTTCCGTTGGGGTTTTTCCCAACGCCGCTCGAGCCGCTACCCCGGCTCGGGGAGGCGTTGGGGATTTCTTTCACCATCAAACGCGATGATTACAGCGGCTTCGGCGGCGGCGGCAATAAAGTCCGCAAGCTGGAGTACCTGATGGCAGAAGCCTGTCAGGCGGGCGTCAACGTGGTGATCACCACCGGCGGACATCAGTCAAATCACGCCCGCATGGTCGCAGCGGCGGCGCGTAAGTTTGGCATGCGTCCGGTGCTGGTCCTGCGTGGCAATCCTCCCGCCAGCTGGCAGGGTAATTTGCTGCTCGATAAGCTATTTGGTGCCGAGGTGCAATTTCTCGACCCGGATGGCTACTTCACCCAGATCGAAGGGGCGATGCAGGCCCACGCCGATGCGGCTACCGCACGCGGCGAGAAGCCGATGATCATCCCGCTGGGTGGTGCGACACCGCTCGGCGCACTGGGTTATGTCCGTGCGGTTGAGGAAATCGCCGCACAGCTGGCCGAACGCAACGAACCGGCACCGGATTTTATCGTGGCACCCACCGGATCCGGCGGCACCCTCGCGGGTCTGCATGTCGGCACCCGTCGCTACTGGCCGCAAACGCAGGTCATTGGCATCAGCGTCAGCGCCAAAGCGGAGTGGTTCCAGCCGCGTATTTCAGGCATGGCGCAGGATTGTGCCGACCTGCTGCAATGGCCGCAACGCTGGCAACCGGAAGATATCTGGATAGAGGACGGCTACGTGGGCGAGGCTTATGGTATCCCGTCTGCGGGCGGTATCGACGCCATTTATCAGCTGGCACAGCAGGAAGGCGTGTTGCTTGATCCGGTTTACACCGGTAAAGCCATGCACGGATTGCTGTCGCTGGTTGAACAGGGGCGTATTCCCCAGGGATCCCGTGTGACTTTCGTGCACTGCGGCGGTTCCCCGGCACTTTATCCTTTCGCCGATCGGCTGCTGGAGCAGTAA
- a CDS encoding M20 family metallopeptidase has translation MSRLAATLDLLSELTRWPSVAGQLAAQRGLAAWLENWMVEQLHATAIYPVDAQPADTPPVVHVRIDTGASKTVVLYNMYDVMPADDAGWDVHPFTGGVCHWDALGDVFVGRGAENNKGPVAAMLILLRELLQDNQLACNLEVLLEGEEEIGSGTLRRYLAQQPCPVAPAEAVLFPSLCEYGGGAPRVYLGFTGLATGRLSVTGGDWGGPSSAIHASNAGWIANPAWRLVQALDALAPASQSGVLGHITPDDEATGLLTTLAQSFSIDDELRFRRSQRLMIEGDTVTCLQTLLGSAVLTLAELHSDPTGGRGVIPYRASAELAFRIPPDFDQDRMIASAQQRLAQPDLSGTTLELLDRYPGTRFRRHARGVDELIASYQTLGAEPQIWPWAPGCAPAYAFAAIAPAFLIGGLGHGGNAHAVNEFVTLTGLERFQQSLSLWLAAFNDPAFGRVAPHQGNTREVPKQNITGNNHEDSR, from the coding sequence GTGAGCCGACTTGCTGCCACCTTAGACCTGCTGAGTGAGTTAACGCGCTGGCCAAGCGTGGCGGGTCAGCTTGCGGCACAGCGTGGCCTGGCCGCCTGGTTAGAAAACTGGATGGTGGAGCAGCTGCACGCAACGGCCATCTATCCGGTCGACGCGCAGCCCGCAGATACCCCACCCGTGGTGCATGTGCGTATCGATACCGGTGCCAGCAAAACCGTGGTGCTCTACAACATGTACGACGTGATGCCTGCTGATGACGCTGGCTGGGATGTGCACCCGTTCACTGGCGGCGTTTGCCACTGGGACGCGCTGGGCGATGTCTTCGTCGGACGTGGTGCCGAGAATAATAAGGGGCCGGTAGCGGCGATGCTGATCCTGCTGCGCGAACTGTTGCAGGACAACCAACTCGCCTGCAACCTGGAGGTCCTGCTGGAAGGCGAAGAGGAAATTGGCAGCGGCACGCTGCGGCGTTATCTCGCGCAACAACCCTGTCCCGTTGCGCCTGCCGAGGCGGTGCTGTTTCCGTCACTGTGTGAATACGGCGGCGGTGCGCCCCGTGTTTATCTCGGCTTTACCGGCCTCGCGACCGGTCGCTTAAGTGTCACCGGCGGCGACTGGGGTGGCCCTTCATCCGCCATTCATGCCAGCAATGCCGGCTGGATTGCCAATCCCGCCTGGCGTCTGGTACAGGCGCTGGATGCCCTCGCACCCGCCAGCCAAAGCGGTGTGCTCGGCCATATCACCCCCGATGATGAAGCCACCGGGTTGCTGACCACGCTGGCGCAGTCGTTCAGCATTGATGACGAATTACGTTTCCGGCGCAGCCAGCGCCTGATGATAGAAGGTGACACCGTCACCTGCCTGCAAACGCTGCTGGGCAGCGCGGTGCTGACGCTGGCGGAATTACACAGCGATCCCACCGGTGGACGCGGGGTGATCCCTTATCGCGCCAGTGCCGAACTGGCCTTCCGCATCCCGCCAGATTTTGATCAGGACCGGATGATTGCCAGCGCGCAGCAGCGTCTCGCGCAACCGGATCTCTCCGGCACCACGCTTGAGTTATTGGATCGCTATCCCGGCACCCGCTTCCGTCGCCACGCGCGCGGCGTCGATGAACTGATAGCCAGCTATCAGACGCTGGGAGCGGAACCGCAAATCTGGCCGTGGGCACCGGGCTGCGCCCCTGCCTACGCCTTCGCCGCTATTGCGCCCGCCTTTCTGATTGGCGGGCTGGGTCACGGCGGCAACGCCCATGCCGTAAACGAGTTTGTCACCCTGACTGGACTGGAACGCTTCCAGCAGTCACTGAGCTTATGGCTCGCCGCATTCAATGATCCGGCCTTTGGCCGGGTCGCGCCACACCAGGGAAACACCAGAGAAGTACCAAAACAAAATATTACAGGTAACAACCATGAAGACAGTCGATGA
- a CDS encoding ABC transporter permease encodes MLNILINRLGQSVLVLLGVSLLIFFSLHLTGDPAALMMPPGSSQQEIANFRHSMGFDRPLLWQYGHYLSGVLQGDFGESLRYSQPVLALIGERLPATALLAVSALVWSSLLGLLLGIISALRPHSFWDLLCRLVAFSGQAVPVFWLGLLMILFFSLHLQWLPSSGYGSFAALIMPAISLGAFYMSAVARLTRASLLDVLQQDYIRTARAKGLSAWRIVVRHGLRNALIPVITVQGMYFASLLGGALVTEIIFAWPGIGRLAIQAIQNRDFPLVQAIVLLAALVFVAINLLIDLLYLVLNPRIRL; translated from the coding sequence ATGCTGAACATTTTAATCAACCGCCTTGGCCAGTCTGTGCTGGTGTTGCTGGGTGTATCGCTGCTGATTTTCTTCAGCCTGCATCTTACCGGCGATCCGGCGGCATTGATGATGCCGCCCGGCTCCAGCCAGCAGGAGATTGCTAACTTTCGTCACAGCATGGGGTTCGATCGCCCACTGCTTTGGCAGTACGGCCATTACCTGAGCGGCGTGCTACAGGGCGATTTTGGCGAATCGCTGCGCTACAGCCAGCCGGTGCTGGCACTGATAGGCGAGCGGCTGCCTGCCACCGCCCTGCTGGCCGTGAGCGCGCTGGTCTGGAGCTCGTTACTCGGCCTGTTGCTGGGCATTATCAGCGCCCTGCGGCCGCACAGTTTCTGGGATTTGCTTTGCCGCCTGGTGGCCTTTAGCGGCCAGGCCGTGCCGGTGTTCTGGCTGGGGCTGCTGATGATCTTATTCTTCAGCCTCCATCTGCAATGGCTGCCCTCAAGTGGTTACGGCAGTTTTGCCGCGCTGATTATGCCCGCCATCAGCCTGGGGGCGTTTTATATGAGCGCAGTCGCCCGTCTGACCCGGGCCAGCCTGCTGGATGTACTGCAACAGGATTATATCCGTACCGCGCGAGCCAAAGGCCTAAGCGCCTGGCGTATCGTGGTACGGCATGGATTGCGCAATGCGCTGATTCCGGTGATTACCGTGCAGGGCATGTATTTTGCCTCCCTGCTTGGCGGAGCGCTGGTAACGGAGATTATTTTTGCCTGGCCGGGGATTGGTCGTCTGGCCATTCAGGCGATTCAGAACCGCGACTTCCCGCTGGTGCAGGCTATCGTGCTGTTGGCTGCACTGGTGTTTGTCGCAATTAATTTGCTGATCGACCTGCTTTATCTGGTGCTTAACCCGAGGATCCGTCTGTGA
- a CDS encoding ABC transporter permease, which produces MITPAAALQRRPRRMFYGDALIGSVLLLVVIVAALIAPWLPLPDPLTNQLADMFLPPGSAGHWLGTDQLGRDLLSRILAGTRLSLMVVVLAAAIGAVAGVALGMIAGYAGGWVDALIMRLIDIQLAVPFILLILLVIALMGTSTTNIIVIMGVTSWAIYARVARAKTLEIRELEYIQAAKAMGFSPLRILLRHILPNLLTPLVVLLTLDIPRLIVLEASVGFLGMGIQPPTPTLGNLIGEGRSYMLLAQWLVLYPGLVIAALVIGCNLLGDALLRRTHTRLD; this is translated from the coding sequence ATGATTACGCCAGCGGCAGCCTTACAACGTCGCCCACGCCGTATGTTCTACGGTGACGCCCTGATCGGCAGCGTGCTGCTGTTGGTGGTGATTGTGGCTGCGTTGATCGCTCCCTGGCTGCCGCTGCCTGATCCCTTAACCAATCAGCTGGCCGATATGTTTCTGCCACCCGGTAGCGCCGGTCACTGGCTGGGTACCGATCAGCTGGGACGCGATTTATTATCACGCATTCTGGCAGGTACCCGCCTTTCATTGATGGTAGTGGTGCTGGCCGCCGCAATCGGTGCCGTGGCGGGTGTCGCGCTCGGCATGATTGCCGGTTACGCCGGTGGCTGGGTCGATGCCCTGATTATGCGCCTGATCGATATTCAGCTGGCAGTGCCGTTTATTCTGCTGATTTTGCTGGTGATTGCGCTGATGGGAACCTCCACCACCAACATCATCGTCATTATGGGAGTGACCAGCTGGGCGATTTATGCGCGCGTGGCCCGCGCCAAAACGCTGGAAATCCGCGAGCTGGAATACATTCAGGCGGCGAAGGCGATGGGATTCTCGCCGCTGCGCATCCTGTTGCGCCACATTCTGCCCAACCTGCTAACCCCGCTGGTGGTGCTACTGACGCTGGATATTCCGCGTCTGATTGTGCTGGAAGCCTCGGTAGGTTTTCTTGGCATGGGGATTCAGCCGCCGACTCCCACGCTAGGTAATCTGATTGGCGAAGGCCGTTCCTATATGTTGCTGGCGCAATGGCTGGTGTTGTATCCCGGCCTGGTGATTGCCGCGCTGGTGATTGGCTGCAACCTGTTGGGCGATGCGCTGCTGCGTCGCACTCACACGAGGCTTGACTAA
- a CDS encoding ABC transporter substrate-binding protein, translated as MRLPAVKFATTALLFALLPTTLQAAELTIAQPASATAMDPGFLKEAATLVDNIFDTLVRRADDMSLQPGLATDWKAINDTTWQFNLRKGVNFTDGEPVNAAAVKFSIDRILDPANHAPTISYIRTIKSVEVVNDYQVLIHTNGPDPLLPTRMSRYPAYIVPPGYVKKVGASEFARKPVGSGAYKLDTFIPDEKVVMVANDAYWRGKPSIDRVTWRPIPEATSRITALLTGEVQLVESVPADLVPALKNRPGVQLEQVKGGGLTIYLGLKNSEKPLNDVRVRQALSLALNRQAYTQQLLHGYGTPTGTMAGANDFGYLAVPATVQDVAKAKTLLAQAGYPNGFTLRFQAPRRYIASADVAQAIVQDLSAIGVKAQLEVPEWSVYTQQVAAQKQAPMYMLAWGSTQTLDADAALFPILHSGEPYSTVNDPELDKLLDQSRQTVDADKRKKLLEQIQQRVAEQQPLIPLYREDTLYAHSDKLTFKGRVDARIPLYDLRLK; from the coding sequence ATGAGACTACCTGCAGTGAAGTTTGCTACTACAGCATTGTTGTTTGCCCTGTTGCCCACCACCCTGCAGGCAGCAGAACTGACCATTGCCCAACCCGCGTCAGCGACGGCGATGGACCCCGGTTTTCTCAAAGAAGCCGCCACCCTGGTGGATAACATCTTCGATACCCTGGTCCGTCGTGCCGACGACATGTCGCTGCAACCGGGTCTGGCAACCGACTGGAAAGCCATCAATGATACCACCTGGCAATTTAACCTGCGTAAAGGGGTGAATTTTACCGATGGCGAGCCGGTGAATGCCGCGGCGGTTAAGTTCTCCATCGACCGCATTCTGGACCCGGCCAACCATGCCCCGACCATCTCCTACATTCGCACCATCAAATCGGTCGAGGTGGTCAACGATTATCAGGTGCTGATCCATACTAACGGCCCGGATCCGTTGCTGCCAACGCGTATGAGTCGTTATCCGGCTTATATCGTCCCACCCGGTTACGTGAAAAAAGTGGGTGCCAGCGAATTTGCCCGCAAGCCGGTAGGCAGCGGAGCCTATAAGCTTGATACCTTCATCCCGGATGAAAAAGTGGTGATGGTCGCCAACGATGCATACTGGCGTGGCAAGCCTTCGATTGATCGCGTCACCTGGCGTCCGATCCCGGAAGCCACCTCGCGTATTACCGCGCTGCTGACCGGTGAAGTCCAGCTGGTGGAAAGTGTTCCGGCTGACCTGGTCCCGGCACTGAAGAACCGGCCGGGCGTACAACTTGAGCAGGTGAAAGGCGGCGGACTGACCATCTATCTCGGTCTGAAAAACAGCGAAAAACCGCTCAACGACGTGCGCGTCCGTCAGGCGCTGTCGCTGGCGCTGAATCGTCAGGCTTACACCCAGCAGTTGCTGCACGGTTACGGCACGCCAACTGGAACCATGGCCGGTGCCAATGACTTTGGTTATCTGGCTGTACCGGCCACGGTGCAGGATGTGGCGAAAGCTAAAACGCTGCTGGCACAGGCGGGGTATCCGAATGGCTTTACCCTGCGCTTCCAGGCTCCGCGTCGCTATATCGCCAGCGCCGATGTCGCACAGGCTATCGTGCAGGATCTCAGCGCCATTGGCGTAAAAGCGCAGCTGGAAGTGCCAGAGTGGTCGGTCTATACCCAGCAGGTCGCCGCTCAGAAACAGGCACCGATGTATATGCTCGCCTGGGGTTCGACCCAGACGCTGGATGCCGATGCCGCGTTGTTCCCGATTCTGCACAGCGGCGAACCTTACTCCACCGTCAACGATCCTGAGCTGGATAAGTTGCTGGATCAGAGTCGCCAGACAGTGGATGCCGATAAACGCAAAAAACTGCTTGAGCAGATTCAGCAGCGTGTCGCCGAACAGCAACCGCTGATTCCGCTCTATCGCGAAGACACCCTGTATGCGCACAGCGATAAGCTGACGTTTAAAGGGCGCGTCGATGCACGTATCCCGCTGTACGATCTGAGGCTGAAATGA
- a CDS encoding GntR family transcriptional regulator produces MIEMEKAQRLSLTAQVEATLRSALIVGKLKPGARLVTRDLAAQLGTSITPVREALLRLVSAGALNATPAAAFLVPEMPLSRYQEITLIRKQLEGLAVKIAVPNITKKQLTELKKLCNRFMQAKLNGEVEAALEANRAFRFTLYGYAQMPTLVALIEQLWVQIGPCLNYLYPQSTEMVKGHNYDRLLEAIQAQDIAAAEQVVLKAIDDGTAILLKKYFV; encoded by the coding sequence ATGATTGAAATGGAAAAAGCACAACGGCTAAGCCTTACCGCCCAGGTTGAAGCCACCCTGCGTAGCGCCCTGATTGTCGGCAAACTGAAGCCCGGCGCCCGCCTTGTGACCCGGGATCTGGCCGCGCAGCTGGGGACCAGCATCACCCCGGTACGTGAGGCATTGTTACGCCTGGTGTCTGCCGGCGCGCTGAACGCCACTCCGGCAGCGGCGTTTCTGGTACCGGAGATGCCGTTGTCGCGTTATCAGGAAATCACGCTGATACGTAAGCAGCTGGAAGGGTTGGCAGTGAAGATAGCGGTGCCAAATATCACAAAAAAGCAGCTCACCGAACTGAAAAAACTCTGTAATCGCTTTATGCAGGCCAAGCTAAACGGGGAAGTGGAGGCCGCGCTGGAGGCTAACCGGGCGTTTCGTTTTACCTTGTATGGTTACGCGCAGATGCCGACGTTAGTCGCGTTAATTGAACAGCTCTGGGTGCAGATTGGCCCCTGCCTGAATTACCTTTATCCGCAATCAACTGAGATGGTGAAAGGCCACAACTACGATCGCTTGCTGGAAGCGATTCAGGCGCAGGATATTGCGGCGGCTGAACAGGTGGTGTTAAAGGCGATCGATGATGGTACGGCGATTTTACTGAAGAAGTATTTTGTTTGA